A segment of the Actinomyces sp. oral taxon 171 str. F0337 genome:
GCTCGATGGTGAACTCGATGTCGCACAGGTCGCGGTAGTGGGTCTCCAGGCGGCGCATGATGGCGCGCAGCTCGTCGTAGGAGGCCTTATCCAGGCGCTCGAGGTCGGCCAGGGACAGGGTGTTGCGGATGCCGGCGACGACGTCCTCGCCCTGGGCGTTGACGAGGTAGTCGCCGTAGACGCCAGTGCGCCCGGTGGAGGGGTCGCGGGTGAAACAGACGCCGGTGCCGGAGGTCTCCCCCATGTTGCCGAACACCATGGTGCACACGTTGACCGCGGTGCCCAGGTCGTGGGGGATCTTCTCGCGGCGGCGGTAGATGTGGGCGCGCTCCGTGTTCCAGGAGCGGAAGACGGCCTCCGTGGCCATGTCCAGCTGGGAGCGGGGATCCTGCGGGAAGTCGATGCCCGCGTGCTCCTTGACGATGGCCTTGTACTCCTCCACCAGCTCCTGGAGGGCGTCCACGGGGAGCTCATAGTCCATGGAGACGCCCCGTGCGGCCTTCTTGGCATCCAGGGCGTCGGAGAAGTGGTCGCCGTCGATGTCCAGGACGGTCTTGCCGAACATCTGGATGAGGCGGCGGTAGGAGTCCCAGGCGAAGCGCTCATCGGAGCTGGCGGCGGCCAGGCCCTTGACGGAGACGTCGTTGAGGCCGATGTTGAGGACGGTCTCCATCATGCCGGGCATGGAGAACTTGGCTCCGCTTCGCACCGAGACGAGCAAGGGGTTCTCGGCGGCGCCGAGCTCGCGTCCCAGCTCCTCCTCCACGCCGCGCAGGGCGGCAGTGACCTGGACTGAGAGCTCCTCGGGGACCTCGCCGCCGGCCAGGTAGGCGCGGCAGGCGTCGGTGGTGATGGTGAAGCCGGGGGGAACGGGGAGATCCAGCCGGGTCATCTCCGCCAGGTTCGCTCCCTTGCCTCCCAGGAGGTCCTTCTGGTCCTTGTCACCCTCGCTGAAGCGGTACACGTACTTGGGCATCCTTGCCTCTTTCGGTTCTTGTGGAACTAGGGACTCCGTGCACGCGCAGGCGCACGCGAAGCACTCTATGTGACTTCGGTCCCATGTTGCAGGTGACTCATCCAGCCGCGAACAGGGCTGCGCCGGCCGGCCCGAGGGCTTAAGGGCGCAGCGCCAACAGGCCGGTGTGTCCCGGCAGGGTGATGCGGGTGGACAGGGGCTCGCCGTCGGGCGCCCCGGTGGGGCCGGGCAGGACCAGGCCGGCGGGCAGCTCCAGCGTCGCCTTCTCCTCCCCGCTGAGCACGACGGCGGCCAGGCCGCCCTCGAACTCGCGCACCCAGGCTCCTGAGGTCCTCCGGGGCCGTCCCAGCGGGCGCCCCAGGTCGGCGTCGAGGGCGGAGAACCAGGCAGTGCGGGAGTAGTCGTCGTGACCGGTGGCAGCGTAGGCGCCCTCCCCCGCCCCGAAGACCCAGAAGGCCGCCAGTCCGTAGAGGCCCGGGGAGCGGCGGGCGCCGGCCATGGAGCCGCCTCCCCCGCCGTCGGGGGTGCGCACGATGGACAGGCCCGGCCCGCGCAGGACCCCGAGACGCCGAACCACCGGCACCCGCTCACCCCGACCACGCCCTCACACACGAAGAACCTCAAAACATAGCGGCGGATGCCCGCCACACTTCCGCGTGGCGGGCATCCGCCGCCGGTCCGATCGCGCAGGATCCGACGCCTGCGTCCGACGTCTATCCGGCGACTAGGGAACGACGACGAGGACGTCGCACTTCGACTTGCGGAGCACCTGGACGGAGACGGCTCCGAAGATGCGGCCGAACAGCGAATCGACGCCTTTGGATCCGACGATGACGAGGTCCGCCTCGGTCTCCAAGGTGACGAGGGTGACGGCATCGACCGCCGTGCCCTCGACGACGACGCCCTGGGCGAGGGCGACGCCGCGCTCAACGGCGGTATCACGCGCCTTCTCGACGACGGCGTAGGCCTGGTCCTCGGTGAGCCCGACCCGCACATCGGCGACGGGGGCAAACTCGTTGATGCGAGCCTTGTCCCGCGCCGAGACGGGGTCGAAGCCGGCGACGAGGAGAAGAGCGGCGTCGCACAGGCGAGCCATCTCGCAGGCGCGATCGATGACGTGGGTGTTCGCCTCGACATCGCCGACTCCGGCGACAATGGTGGTATAGGTCACGGATGACATCCTTTCGTGGGGCACCCGATCAGGCCACGGCAGTCTCAGTGGCGGACACGGCGGCGGCGCGCACCCGCGGGTCCGCGTCCTTGACGGTGTCGATCCACTCGATGAGCAGACCGGCGATGACGAGGAAGACTGCGACGAAGAGCATGGCGTTGACCGGGTGATCGCCGAGCAGGTGCTTGTAAATGGGACCGAAGGTGAGGGTCTGGATGAACTGGGGGATGACGATCATCATATTGATAACGCCCATGTAGACGCCTCGGCGCTCCTTGCGGATCATCTCAATGGCCATGATGTAGGGTACGCCCGTAATAGAAGCCCAGGCCACACCAATGCCGATCATGGGCAGGTAGAGGACCGCGGTGTGGCCGGGGCTGCCGATGCGGGTGAGCAGGACCAGGCAGACGGCGGCGAGGCACAGCGCCGCGGTGTGGACGTGCTTGGGGCCGATGCGGTTGGACAGTCGCGCCAGGAAGAGGGCGACGACCGTGCAGGAGACGTAGTAGGCGACCATGAGCCCGGTGGCGAAGCCGGAGGCGTTGTTGAAGGCCTCGGTCTTGGCGTACCCCGGGTCGGACAGGTTCACGCCGAAGTAGGTGACGGCGCACATGAGGCCCAGGTACTGCCAGAAGACGTTCATGGCGTACCACTGGAAGAGGTAGACCAGGGCCATCTTCTTCAGGCCGCGGGGCATCTCGACGATGGCGACGCCGATGTCCTTGACGAAGCCGAAAGGGCCCTCCTCCCGCTTCTTGCGCTCGAGCTCGACCAAGCCCTCCGGCGTGGGCGGCAGCTCCTTGGTGGAGAGCACCGAGATGAGCACCGAGCCGATGGAGCACACCGAGCCCACCATGAAGGCGCCGAAGACCCAGTAGGGGATGCCGGCGGCGGTGGCGCCCGCCAGGGTCTTCTCCAGAACGACGAGGGTCCCGGCGGCCAGGGCCGAGCCGGCGCCGATGAACAGGGACTGGGCGAGGAAGCCCTTGGCGAGCTGCTTGGACGGCAGGCGGTCGCCGATGAAGGCCCGGTAGGGCTCCATGGCCGTGTTGTTCGAGGCGTCCAGCAGCCACAGGCACAGCACCGCCATCCACACGGCGGTGACGAAGGGCATGAGGAACAGGAACACGGAGCAGCCGACGGCCCCGATCAGGAAGAAGGGCTTACGGCGTCCCCACTTCTCGCTCCAGGTCCGGTCCGAGAGCGCCCCGATGAGCGGCTGGACGAGCAGGCCGGTGACGGGTCCGGCCAGATTGAGGATGGGGATCTCGTCAGCGGAAGCCCCGAGGAACTGGTAAATGGGCGACATGGCGTTCTGCTGCATGCCGAAGGAGTACTGGATGCCGAAGAATCCGACGTTCATCAGCAGGATCTGAGCAGTGCTCATCATGGGCTTGTGCGCGATGTCCGCCGCGCTATTCTGGGAAGTCTGTGCCATAGGTCATCCTTGTCCTGGGCCCTGTGGAACTCTGTGGACGCCGCCCGAGACGGACGCCGCACTTCCTGCCCGAGAGAACGCTGTACGGGACGGCGGGGATCTCAGGAAGTCAAGCAGGTCAATGATCCACCCAACATGACTAACGTTTGACAGGTCTTTAGTCCCATTATCGGATCTCGCACGAGCCGGACCGGGTCATGACTCAGGCACGCAGGGCAATCATCCCACGATGCGCGCTGAGGCGCACCTCCAGAGCCAGCGCCTCACCGTCCGGGTCCCCGGTGGGCCCCGGTGACCTGAGGCCCGCCGGGAGACGCACGGTGCCGCCTCCCTCCCCGCTGAGCACGACGGCGGCCAGGCCGCCCTCGAACTCGCGCACCCAGGCGCCCCCACTGCGCCGGGGCCCGCCGAGCGGCCGACCCAGGTCGGCGTCGAGGGCGGGGAACCAGGGGGTGCGCGAGTAGTCGTCATGGCCGGTGGCCGTGTAGGCGCCCTCCCCTCCGCCGAAGACCCAGAAGGCCGCCAGCCCGTAGAGGCCGGGGGACGTGCGGGCGCCGGCCATGGAGCCGCCGCCCCCGCCGTCGGGCGTGCGCACGATGGACAGGCCCGGCCCTCGCAGCTCGTGGATCTGGGCCAGGGCCGTGGCCTCATCGAAGAGGTGGTTGTCCCCCCAGCCCAGCCAGCACTCGTCGAAGCCGCCGCCCCAGGCGGAGTGGCGGTCCCAGCGGCCGGGTTCCCGGCGGGCCTCGGCGACGTTGGGGATGAGGATCTTGCCGACGGCGTTGAGGCCGGCCCCGACCTGGTCCACGAAGGTGTTCAGCTCGGCGCGCAGGGCGGCGGTGTCGGCGACGGTCTCCAGCGGGAGGTTCAGGTCGTAGTAGTCGTCGAAGACGTCGTTGTCCGCCATGATGCCGTCGAAGGCGGTCTCGGCGGTGGCCTGGCAGACCTCCTCCACCCAGCGGGCGCGGTAGTCGGGGTCCCACACGCGGGCCTGGAAGTGGCCGGGGTAGGTGTTCCACTCGACCAGGTCGCCGTTGTCACGCCTGGCGAGCCAGCCGCGGCGTCGGGCCTCGCGGTAGGACAGCCCGGAGGCGCGCATGGAGTCCGGCTCGAAGTCTCGCGTGGAGGACAGGCACCGGTAGGCCAGGACCGTCATGTCCGGTCGCGCCTCCTTGAGGCGGGCTGCTGCCTCGGTCTCCCAGGGCTGGAGGATCGCGGCCCGGTAGTGGGCGATCGCGAAGTCCAGCTCCCCGGGCTCGAGCGGGTTTCCGTAACGGATCCAGGCTCCGACGCCGCCAGTGCTGCTCCTCATGCTCCTCCTCGGTCGGCGCGGGCACCGGCCTGCTCACCGGCGCCGCCCTGACGGTAGATCTTGTTGTAGGAGGCGTTGACCTTGACCAGGTCGTAGGCCGCCTCCACTCGGCCGCGGGCGTTGAGGCTCAGACGCTCGTAGAGATCGACGTCGGAGATGACCTCCTGGACCTTGTCCGCCATGACGGTGGGGTCGCCGGGCTCGATGATGATGCCGCAGGGGTCCCAGGTCTGCCCGTCGTCGGTGACGATCATGTCCTCGACGACGGAGCGCACGGCGCCGACGTCGGTACTCACCGTGGGGATGCCGGCGCCCATGGTCTCCAGGGAGACGACCGGCAGGCCCTCGTTGTAGCTGGGCAGGACGAACAGGTCGAACTCGGGCAGGAGCTCGCGGACCTTGACGGTCCCGCGAATGGTGATGACGCTCTCCAGGCCCTGCTCGACGATGCGGGTGAGGCACTGCTCGAAGTAGGAGGGCATGTGCTCGGTGGGCCCGCACACGTCCAGGTGGATGTTCAGGCCCCGGTCCACCATGAGGCGCACCGAGTCGATCATGTCCAGCAGGCCCTTGATGGGCACGACGCGGGCGATGTACACCAGCTTCCACAGGTGCTTGTCCGCGCCCTCCTTCTTGATCTCCTCGATGGCGGCCAGGCGCGCGACGTAGGAGGCGTCGAACTCCGAGGTGACGATGCCGTTGGGGATGACGATGGCGCGCCCGGCGTCGCCGCCGAGCTCATTGGCCTCGGTGATGGCCCGCGGGTAGAGGTAGGTGGAGGCGTAGGCGTAGGGGTAGCACAGGCGCCCCATCTCCAGCCACCAGGCCATCCACATGCGCTCGCGGCCGGTGACGTCGAAGGTGCGGTAGTCGGTGAGCCTGATGTTGAGGTCCAGCCTGCGTTCCAGGAGGGTGTTGACGGTGTCGCGCACGTAGAGGTTGTGCTCGGTCAGCAGCACCTTGGTACCGTGCTCGCGGGCGGCGTTGACGCCGAGCAGCATGGCGTAGCCGGTGGTGTGGGCGTGGTAGACCTGGGCGCGCGGGACCGGCTCGGCCAGGACCGCGTAGGCCAGGGAGAAGAAGTCGCGCAGGCACCAGAAGACGTCGGTCATCGACATCCCCAGGTCCGGCATCATGTCGTGGTAGGCCTCCATGAACTCGCGCGTGCCCAGGATCGCCCAGACCGGGTAGCGGCGTGAGGCGCTCAGGCCCTCGCTGATGATGTCCCACAGCGGCTCGGTCTGGCCGTCCTGGGCCAGGGAGAGCATGGCGCCCAGGATGCGCCGGGACAGCTCGCGGCGCTGGCGGCGGTTCATGCGCAGGTCGCGCGGGCGGGCGCGCAGGAAGTCCTCCTGGTGCTCCTCCATGGACAGGTAGAGGACCCTCACCCAGGCGACATTGTCCGGCATGCCGTAGAGGTCCTTGAGCGGCGAGTGGGAGTCCCAGGTGATGTGGATGATCCCGAAGGTGAGGTCCGGGTTGCCGGTGATGATGTCGTGGACCACCGCGGAGACCCCGCCCTTGAGGTAGGGGTAGGTGGACTCCATGACGATGGCGACGTCGACGTCGGCGTACACGCCGTCCTCGGGGACGCCGTCGGGCAGGGCCCGGGCACCGGCCTCAGGCTCCGGCTCCTCGGAGAGCTGAAGCAGCTCGGCCGCACCGGCGGGGGCCTCCTCGTCGTCAGTCTCCTCCTCGGCGACCTGCTGGGACAGGGGGATCGCGGCGGCGTGAGAGGCGGCCGAGGCCACGGACTCCCAGGCGATGGCCGTGGGGGCGGGGGGCCGCGCAGGGTGTAGGGGCTGCTGGGGCTCCGGTCGGTCCGGCTCCTGCGGGATCGACTCGGCGGGGGCCGAGGGCTTGCCGTGTACCGGGGGTGCGGACTGTACCGGGGCGGCGGCGCCGGTGGCATCGGGGGCCGGCGAGGCGGCGGAGCGGGGTGCGGTCGGCTCCACCGGCGATAACGCGGAGGCGGCCGACGCAGCCGAGCTCACGGCACCGAAGATCGGGGAGTCCAGGACGTCGGGGCTCCCCGAGGAGGATGGCTCCGGGCTCTTGGGACGCGGCTGGACCACGCCGTAGCCGGCGGGGGCCGGGGCCTGGACGACGCCGAAGATCGGCGAGGCAGGAACCTCCGGAGTGGAGGCCGACTCACTGGCCGGCGGCGTGGCGGGCAGGATGGTGGACGATCCGGCGGAGGGGGTGGCGGCTGAGGGGCCGCTCGGGGCGCTGGCCCCACCGGTGGTGACAACGACGCCATAGCCATCGGGGCCGACCTTGACCCTGGGGCCGTTCTCCTGACCCCGGTCACCGATGCCGGGCGCGTCGTCGGGGCTGGGCATCGGGGCGTAGCCACCGGCCGGTGCCGAGTAGCGCAGCGGAAGGCTCTCCAGGCGGGCGCGGAAGGAGGATGACGAGCTCACCAGGACATGGCCTTTCCCCAGAAGAAGGAGTACTCGGGCGCGGCCCACCGCTTGCGGTAGAGCAGCAGCCCCAGCGCACACAGCACCAGGTCGACGCCGGCCAGCGGCAGGTAGGCGTCGGCATCGGCCAGCTTCAGCAGCAGGGCCGCGGCGATCACCACGTGGATGCCGGACAGGAGCAGGGCAGTGGTCGAGTCACCGATGTGGTCGATCTCGTAGCTCAGGAGCGTCAGCACCGTGAACAGGGTCGAGGAGAGGCACACCTCGAGGACCAGCGGAACCTGCTCGGGGGACATGAGCGCCATGGAGCAGACGACGATGATGACACCGGCGGCCCCGACGACGCAGGCACGAATGAGGCTGGCGTCCAGCAGCCGACGCAGCGTGCGCCCCCGGTCGCGCAGGCTGGCCATGCCCTCACGCTTGAGAACCGTCTGAAACAGGGCGATCTCGGTGTTGACCCGCGGCGCGGTGACCGCGAAGTAGTAGCAGTAGGCGACGACGGCGGGCTGGAGGCACAGGTAGACCAGCGCCACGTCGAAGTCGCGACCGGCGCCCAGGAAGAGGAAGAACTTGTCCGACCACAGCACTCCCCCCAGGATCGCACCCCGAAGCATGTCCTGCACGAGGATGCCGGTGGCGACCCCGCGGGGCCGCAGGATCCTGCCCAGGGAGCGCCCCATGGACAGGAGCTGACTGAGGGCTCCCACCAGCGGGGGCAGGTACCACCAGGTGGGCTCGGCGACGAGTGCGACGGCGTAGCAGAGCCAGCCCACCGACCACAGGCGGCGTCGCCCGGCGACGTCGGCGACGATGAGCGACTGGACGAAGACGACGTGCAGGAGGAGCAGAGCGGTATGGACGCCCAGGACGTGCGGGTTCCAGCCGGTCACGGCGGCCACGACGAGGATCTCCAGCGCCGTGGGCACGAGCGCCCACAGGAGCAGTGCCGGCCAGATGGAGCAGTATCGCTCCAGCACCGCCCGCGGACCGCGGCCGATGGAGTCACCCAGGAGCCGGTAGACGGGGGTGCCGATGATCTGGCTGAGCCACGGCACCGCCACTGACACACTCAGGACGATGACCGGCAGACCCTTGCCGCTCACCGTGCTGGCGGCCATCTTCTGGGAGACGACGGGGAAGCTCAGGCCCAGCAGGATCGCCGGGGACATTCCCAGGAGCATCGCCGCGCCCCAGTGCCAGCGGGCACCCCGAGCGATGCCACCGCGCTTGAGCGCCCGGGTGGGCGGCGCCGTGATCAGCCCCAGACCGATGAGGACCGTGACGACCAGAACGCCGATGGTGACCTCCACAGGCCAGCCGATCCAGGGCAGCACCGCCGTCACCACGCCGACGACCCCCAGGGTCGCAGCAGCGTTAGCGGTCCGCAGTCGCGGAAAACGATGCTGGTGGAAATGTCGCGGTTCGTATCTGAGTTGGGTCATGGGAGTAGCGGCACCAAGAATGCGTGAGCACGCACGGGCGATCCGAGCCGGACACTCAGGCGTCGTGGTCGAGGAGCGCCACGGCAGCCTGAATGAGGGCGGACAGGTACGGACAGTGAGGACGAGTAGGGCGAAGACGGTTGAGACAGCCCCGCGCAGTGCGGGGTGACGACACCGACCGGCCATGTCCGAGGGACGACTTTCGACGGATCGTCACTCCACTGTATCCGGCAGAGGACAGACATGAGACACCCAAGCCAAACTCTCAGAACATTCTCTTGTTTCGCTCAGATTTTATTCATTTTTCGTTTCCCGCTTCGCCGCATCGCAAACCTCAGAGCCCGTATATATTCACAAGTCCGAACTACGTTCCGCAAAGTGCTGCACCCAAGATAATGGCCACTACCTGGAAAAATGAAAGCAGAGGCAATGCGGCCCCACCACATCCCCTGTGATTCACACCAACACTCCTTGCAGGCTGAGGCTCCCACCGCGTAGCGACGACGATGGGCCGCAACCCCAGTGGGGTTGCGGCCCATCGTATGGAACTGATAAGGGGACTCGGCGCCGGTGCGACACCCGGGCCCCGTTGGACTCGGCGAGGTCCAGTGAGCCCCAGTGAGGTCAGCGTCCGGGCTCGGCGGCCGGTGAGGCGCCGCCGTCACGACTGATCGGCGTCGAGGGGATGCGCAGTGGGCTGGAGGCCCCTCCACTGCCGCCGGCAGCGGCGTCCTCTGCCTCGCGCAGCGCGGCGACCTCCGCCTCACCCTGTTCCCAGGGCTCGCCACGGAAGATGAACTCACCCAGGATGGACTCGCCCTCGGCGTCGACGACGACCTTCTGCCCCCGCTCGATCTCCCCGAAGAGGATCTTCTCGCTCAGGGCGTCCTCGATGTCGCGCTGGATGGCACGGCGCAGCGGACGGGCGCCGAGCACCGGGTCGAATCCGCGCTCGGCCAGGAGGTCCTTGGCAGCCTCGGTCAGCTCGATGGTCATCTGCTGCTCGGCCAGGCGCTTGTCGAGCCGCACGATCATGAGGTCGACGATCTGGCGCACCTCCTCCTTGGTCAGCTGCGGGAAGACGATGAGGTCGTCGACGCGGTTGAGGAACTCGGGCCGGAACTGCTGCTTGAGCTCACGGTTGACGTGGGCCTTCATCTCCTCGTAGTCCATGGCACCGGACTCGGTGGACTGGAAGCCGGTGGCCACCGACTTGCCGATGTCCTTGGAGCCGAGGTTGGTGGTCATGATGATGACGGTGTTCTTGAAGTCCACCACGCGGCCCTGGGCGTCGGAGAGGTGCCCGTCCTCCAGGATCTGCAGCAGCGAGTTGAAGATATCCGGGTGGGCCTTCTCGACCTCGTCGAACAGGACCACGGAGAAGGGCCGACGCCGCACCTTCTCGGTGAGCTGGCCGCCCTCGTCGTAGCCGACGTAGCCGGGAGGGGCGCCGAAGAGGCGGGAGACCGTGTGCTTCTCGGCGAACTCGGACATGTCGAGCTGGATGAGGGCGTCCTCGTCGTCGAACAGGAACTCCGCCAGGGCCTTGGCCAGCTCGGTCTTCCCGACGCCGGTGGGACCGGCGAAGATGAAGGAGCCACCGGGGCGCTTGGGGTCCTTCAGGCCGGCGCGGGTGCGGCGGATCGACTTCGACAGGGCCTCGATGGCCTTGTTCTGGCCGATGATGCGCTTGTGGAGCTCGGCCTCCATGTTGAGGAGCTTGGCGGACTCGGCCTCGGTCAGCTTGACCACCGGGATGCCGGTGGACATGGCCAGGACCTCGGCGATGAGCGCCTCGTCGACCTCGGCGACCTGGTCGAGGTCGCCGGACTTCCAGGCCTTCTCCTTGGCGGCGCGCTCGTCGGCCAGACGGCGCTCGTCGTCGCGCAGGGAGGCGGCGCGCTCGAAGTCCTGGTCGTCGATGGCGGACTCCTTCTCCCGCTTGACCTGGGCGATCTGCTCGTCGATCTCGCGCAGCTCGGGCGGAGCCGTCATGCGGCGGATGCGCAGGCGGGCGCCGGCCTCGTCGACCAGGTCGATGGCCTTGTCCGGCAGGAAACGGTCGTTGATGTAGCGGTCGGCGAGCTTGGCGGCGGCCTCGATGGCCTCGTCGGTGATGACGATGCGGTGAAAGGCCTCGTAGCGGTCGCGCAGGCCGGTGAGGATCCCAATGGTCTCCTCGATGCTGGGCTGGTCGACGGTCACCGGCTGGAAGCGACGCTCCAGGGCGGCGTCCTTCTCGATCTTGCGGTACTCGTCCAGGGTGGTGGCCCCGATGGTCTGGAGCTCACCGCGGGCCAGCATGGGCTTGAGGATGGAGGCGGCGTCGACGGCCCCCTCGGCGGCGCCGGCACCGACGAGGGTGTGGATCTCGTCGATGAACAGGACGATGTCACCGCGGGTGCGCACCTCCTTGAGGACCTTCTTGAGGCGCTCCTCGAAGTCACCGCGGTAGCGCGATCCGGCCACGAGCGAGCCCATGTCCAGGGAGTAGAGCTGCTTGTCGCGCAGGGTCTCGGGGACGTCGCCGTGGACGATGGCCTGGCTCAGGCCCTCGACGACGGCAGTCTTGCCCACGCCCGGCTCCCCGATGAGGACGGGGTTGTTCTTGGTGCGCCGGGAGAGGACCTGCATGACCCTCTCCATCTCCTTCTTGCGGCCGATGACCGGGTCCAGCTTGCCCTCGCGGGCGGCGGCGGTGAGGTTGCGGCCGAACTGGTCCAGGATGGCGCTGCCCGAGGGGGTGCCCTCCTTGGAGGGGCCGCCGGCGTTGACGGTCTCCTTGCCCTCGTAGCCGGAGAGCATCTGCATGACGGTCTGGCGCACGCTGGACAGGTCCCCGCCGAGGTTGGTCAGGACCTGGGCGGCCACGCCCTCGCCCTCGCGCAGCAGGCCGAGCAGCAGGTGCTCGGTGCCGATGTAGTTGTGGCCGAGTTGGAGGGCCTCGCGCATGGAGAGCTCGAAGACCTTCTTGCCGCGCGGCGTGAAAGGGATGTGGCCGGTGGGGGCGGACTGCCCCTCGCCGATGATCTCGATGACCTGGCTGCGCACGGCGTCCAGGGAGATGTCCATCGACTCCAGCGCCTTGGCGGCCACCCCCTCGCCCTCGTGAATGAGGCCGAGGAGGAGGTGCTCGGTGCCGATGTAGTTGTGGTTCAGAGCCCGCGCCTCGTCCTGCGCGAGCACGACGACGCGGCGGGCACGGTCGGTAAAGCGTTCAAACATCAGTAATTCCTCCTCGGCACGTGCTCCGTGCGGGACCGCTCGTCCGGTGGTGGCGAGGGATGTCGCAGCGCCGCGGAGAGATGGCGCTGAGAGCACGTGCTGACAAGGCTAACCAGCCGGATGCCTTGGCCATGCCCCTGTTCGCGGTAGGCGTGAGTAGGCCTTGAGCCGGGTCGACTCAGCCCTGGTTCGCTTGCACAGGCCCAGTCCCTGCCTCGCGGCCAGCCTCCATCGGTCGCGGTCGTCGGGTAGGTCTCGCGTTCACACCCTTTGCCCCTGAACGCGAGGCCCAAGGTACGACCGCGACGGCAGAGACGGCATGGGTGCACCCAAGAGGCGCAGGACGAACTGCCTCACGAATTCTGCCGCACGATTCGTATCTGCCCATCACAATGGGGGCCATGCCTCCCGTGACTTCTCCCGCCGACGCCGGTCGCGACAACACGGCATCGACTGACCCCATCGACACGTCCACCGGCCAGGCCTCTGACACCGAAGCGCGGGAGACCGGGCGAGGGGCGGCCGGTATCACGCAACGTCTCCTGCACGTCCTGCCGGCGATGAGAACCGGGGCGCTGCTCAGTGTCATCGGAGCCGTCGTGCTCTTCTTCGCCTGGCCGAGCGGCGTTTACACCTTCACCTTGTGGAGCACGCCTCCCGCCGTGATCGCAGCATTCTGGTTCATGACCATTATTCTCCGCCCCCTGCCCTCGCGGTTCCGCGACCCAGCCCACGGCTCCCGCATCACCGTCATACGCACGGCGGTCGCCGTCCTGGCGATGAGTGGGATCGCAGTGTTCGCCGCTTGGATGACATGGGAGTGCCTGTCGACGTGGTCCTCCGTGCTCTCCCACACCGGAATCAACGCCGTGGAACTCGTCGCCATCGCCGTGGGCGCAGTGGGACTGGCACTTCTGAGCATCACCGACATTCTCATTCGCACGATCCGGGCCGCCGTACTGCCTCCGGAACTCTACCGGCGGACATGGTGGACACGCCTCCGGCGGCCTAGAAGGCCGGTTCAACGCCCCGAGGGCCCGCGACGTCGGACGCTCGCACGCGCCACTCTGGTGCTGGCGCCCTCTGTCATCCTCGCCGGGGCCGCCGCCCTTCCCCTGAGCCGACCCAAGAGGGTGATCCAGAAGCCGGCTGCACCATCAGCCGCCGAGAACCTTCCCGCCTACCCCACCTCCCTGGCCGGCAAGCCCGCCTGGGTCAAGGATATCGACAACGTCCTCGACATCGTGGCGGGAGCCGCCGGCCCCGTCATCCACACAGCCGATGGCGTCATGGGCCTCAAGCCCACAGACGGCAGCGTCCTGTGGAGCTACGAGCGCCCGGGCTCAACGTACCTTGAGACTTTCAATCGCCTCCCGAATTTCATAGGCAACAGATTCCATCGGACGCTGACTGTCAGCCCCAACCATCGTTACGTCGCCTTCCGCCTGGCCGGCCCAGAGCAGACAGGAGACGTACGAGACATTGACCAGTCGGCAATCACAATCGTCTTGGACACCGTCACCGGACAGGTGGCCATTGACCATCTC
Coding sequences within it:
- a CDS encoding putative glycoside hydrolase, producing the protein MVRRLGVLRGPGLSIVRTPDGGGGGSMAGARRSPGLYGLAAFWVFGAGEGAYAATGHDDYSRTAWFSALDADLGRPLGRPRRTSGAWVREFEGGLAAVVLSGEEKATLELPAGLVLPGPTGAPDGEPLSTRITLPGHTGLLALRP
- a CDS encoding universal stress protein, encoding MTYTTIVAGVGDVEANTHVIDRACEMARLCDAALLLVAGFDPVSARDKARINEFAPVADVRVGLTEDQAYAVVEKARDTAVERGVALAQGVVVEGTAVDAVTLVTLETEADLVIVGSKGVDSLFGRIFGAVSVQVLRKSKCDVLVVVP
- a CDS encoding MFS transporter → MAQTSQNSAADIAHKPMMSTAQILLMNVGFFGIQYSFGMQQNAMSPIYQFLGASADEIPILNLAGPVTGLLVQPLIGALSDRTWSEKWGRRKPFFLIGAVGCSVFLFLMPFVTAVWMAVLCLWLLDASNNTAMEPYRAFIGDRLPSKQLAKGFLAQSLFIGAGSALAAGTLVVLEKTLAGATAAGIPYWVFGAFMVGSVCSIGSVLISVLSTKELPPTPEGLVELERKKREEGPFGFVKDIGVAIVEMPRGLKKMALVYLFQWYAMNVFWQYLGLMCAVTYFGVNLSDPGYAKTEAFNNASGFATGLMVAYYVSCTVVALFLARLSNRIGPKHVHTAALCLAAVCLVLLTRIGSPGHTAVLYLPMIGIGVAWASITGVPYIMAIEMIRKERRGVYMGVINMMIVIPQFIQTLTFGPIYKHLLGDHPVNAMLFVAVFLVIAGLLIEWIDTVKDADPRVRAAAVSATETAVA
- a CDS encoding putative glycoside hydrolase; its protein translation is MRSSTGGVGAWIRYGNPLEPGELDFAIAHYRAAILQPWETEAAARLKEARPDMTVLAYRCLSSTRDFEPDSMRASGLSYREARRRGWLARRDNGDLVEWNTYPGHFQARVWDPDYRARWVEEVCQATAETAFDGIMADNDVFDDYYDLNLPLETVADTAALRAELNTFVDQVGAGLNAVGKILIPNVAEARREPGRWDRHSAWGGGFDECWLGWGDNHLFDEATALAQIHELRGPGLSIVRTPDGGGGGSMAGARTSPGLYGLAAFWVFGGGEGAYTATGHDDYSRTPWFPALDADLGRPLGGPRRSGGAWVREFEGGLAAVVLSGEGGGTVRLPAGLRSPGPTGDPDGEALALEVRLSAHRGMIALRA
- the pelF gene encoding GT4 family glycosyltransferase PelF → MSSSSSFRARLESLPLRYSAPAGGYAPMPSPDDAPGIGDRGQENGPRVKVGPDGYGVVVTTGGASAPSGPSAATPSAGSSTILPATPPASESASTPEVPASPIFGVVQAPAPAGYGVVQPRPKSPEPSSSGSPDVLDSPIFGAVSSAASAASALSPVEPTAPRSAASPAPDATGAAAPVQSAPPVHGKPSAPAESIPQEPDRPEPQQPLHPARPPAPTAIAWESVASAASHAAAIPLSQQVAEEETDDEEAPAGAAELLQLSEEPEPEAGARALPDGVPEDGVYADVDVAIVMESTYPYLKGGVSAVVHDIITGNPDLTFGIIHITWDSHSPLKDLYGMPDNVAWVRVLYLSMEEHQEDFLRARPRDLRMNRRQRRELSRRILGAMLSLAQDGQTEPLWDIISEGLSASRRYPVWAILGTREFMEAYHDMMPDLGMSMTDVFWCLRDFFSLAYAVLAEPVPRAQVYHAHTTGYAMLLGVNAAREHGTKVLLTEHNLYVRDTVNTLLERRLDLNIRLTDYRTFDVTGRERMWMAWWLEMGRLCYPYAYASTYLYPRAITEANELGGDAGRAIVIPNGIVTSEFDASYVARLAAIEEIKKEGADKHLWKLVYIARVVPIKGLLDMIDSVRLMVDRGLNIHLDVCGPTEHMPSYFEQCLTRIVEQGLESVITIRGTVKVRELLPEFDLFVLPSYNEGLPVVSLETMGAGIPTVSTDVGAVRSVVEDMIVTDDGQTWDPCGIIIEPGDPTVMADKVQEVISDVDLYERLSLNARGRVEAAYDLVKVNASYNKIYRQGGAGEQAGARADRGGA